A genomic stretch from Aedes albopictus strain Foshan chromosome 2, AalbF5, whole genome shotgun sequence includes:
- the LOC134289023 gene encoding thioester-containing protein 1 allele R1-like: MIVEIEGTGNGYFQVWYQYYQNIQVAKHRFNITIDQLNTTTDNIQQLDECVNYVPVEAYQLSGMALVEIFLPSGFVAEADAITDKTGRIQKIERRFSDTSIVVYYDNMEPESDCFQVTAYRRYKIALHLPSYIKAYDYYNDESYGIKQYEGKVLQLCDICEDDDCETLSC; encoded by the exons ATGATAGTGGAAATCGAAGGTACCGGCAATGGTTATTTCCAGGTGTGGTACCAGTACTATCAAAATATACAAGTGGCTAAGCATAGATTCAACATCACAATTGATCAACTTAACACCACTACCGACAACATACAGCAGTTGGATGAATGTGTGAATTACGTTCCAGTTGAGGCTTATCAACTATCGGGAATGGCTTTGGTGGAGATATTTTTGCCCAGCGGATTTGTAGCAGAAGCTGATGCCATCACAGATAAAACTGGAAGGATTCAG aaaattgaaagaCGCTTCTCAGATACTTCGATTGTTGTATATTATGATAACATGGAACCCGAATCAGACTGTTTCCAAGTTACTGCCTACCGTCGTTATAAAATTGCATTGCATTTGCCATCTTACATCAAAGCGTATGATTATTACAATGACG AAAGCTATGGCATTAAACAGTACGAAGGAAAGGTGCTTCAGCTATGTGATATTTGCGAAGACGACGACTGCGAAACATTATCATGTTGA